A genome region from Gloeocapsopsis sp. IPPAS B-1203 includes the following:
- a CDS encoding response regulator, giving the protein MAEATQTLLVIEDSDEDFAAFERILRKASINNVVYRCVDGDEALDFLRHNGQYQDRTKAPRPGIILLDLNLPGTDGREVLEQIKQDSELKMIPVVVFTTSSNPKDIEVCYQCGVNGYILKPIDVKKLMRTVQVLIDYWFEAVILPNSVRG; this is encoded by the coding sequence ATGGCAGAAGCAACTCAAACATTACTAGTCATTGAAGATAGTGATGAAGATTTTGCTGCTTTTGAACGAATTCTGCGCAAAGCATCAATTAACAACGTCGTCTATCGTTGTGTTGATGGAGATGAGGCATTAGACTTTCTCCGACATAATGGTCAATACCAAGATAGAACAAAAGCACCTCGTCCTGGAATTATTCTTCTCGATCTTAATTTACCAGGAACAGATGGTAGAGAGGTGTTAGAACAAATTAAGCAAGATAGCGAACTTAAAATGATTCCGGTTGTGGTTTTTACGACTTCTTCTAATCCTAAAGATATTGAAGTTTGTTATCAGTGTGGAGTGAATGGTTATATTCTCAAACCAATTGATGTCAAAAAATTGATGCGAACTGTGCAAGTGTTAATAGATTACTGGTTTGAAGCAGTAATTCTTCCTAACTCAGTAAGAGGATAA
- a CDS encoding ATP-binding protein — protein sequence MSQSKDNIIVQPIDLTAYDKEFLHLSGAIQPHGILFALKEPQLEIIQVSNNTFELLGFQPQEILHKSLKELLTPQEILFIEGCLLKDFESVNPIKLSLNKSTKIKDFDGILHRCDGILILELEPKITQEERDFIRFYHFVKGAIAKMQNAPNLSELCQNITQEIQKLTGFDRVMIYQFDGKQAGKVVAEQKREELTAYLGLHYPASDIPEQAKKLYTLNRLRLIPDIEAQPKQLIPSHNSITNKPLDLSYAILRSVSPCHLEYLKNMGVTASMSISLNKDRKLWGLIACHHYSTKYVSYEIRTACEFLGQVMSLELASKEENESLDYRIKLKTIQNKFLEAMPLAENFMEGLVKDKTNLLELVDAQGVVICTDGDLAIAGNTPNKSDIYDLLAWVEAKIDNDIFYTDCLPKLYPTAERFKDVASGLIVLSISQIQKNYVLWFRPEVIQTVNWGGDPQQSVRFEQEGRLSPRKSFELWQETVRSQSLPWKPCEIDAVLELRSAIVSIVLRKADELARINIELARSNNELDAFAYIASHDLKEPLRGIHNYSNFLIEDYAEILNAEGVSKLQTLVRLTQRMEDLINSLLHFSRLGRVELSVQQIDLNELVSNVIDVLSISLGQTDVEINIPRPLPAIYCDKVQVSEVFSNLITNAVKYNNQATKRVEIGFLDGDRTSKESPTVFYVKDNGIGIKEKHFDAIFRIFKRLHTVHKYGGGTGAGLTIAKKIVERHDGGIWVESTYGEGSTFYFTLQGKGG from the coding sequence ATGAGTCAAAGTAAAGACAATATCATAGTCCAACCAATCGATTTAACGGCATATGATAAAGAATTTCTTCATCTTTCTGGAGCAATTCAGCCACACGGTATCCTTTTTGCATTAAAAGAACCTCAGTTAGAAATTATTCAAGTTAGCAATAACACATTTGAACTACTTGGTTTTCAGCCACAAGAGATACTCCATAAAAGCTTAAAGGAATTACTCACTCCCCAAGAAATTCTTTTTATAGAAGGATGTTTACTCAAAGATTTTGAAAGTGTTAACCCGATCAAACTCTCTTTAAATAAGAGTACCAAGATTAAAGATTTCGACGGAATACTTCATCGCTGCGATGGCATACTCATTCTTGAATTAGAGCCTAAAATAACTCAAGAAGAAAGAGATTTTATTCGATTTTATCATTTTGTCAAAGGTGCGATCGCCAAAATGCAAAATGCACCTAATCTATCTGAATTATGTCAAAATATCACCCAAGAAATCCAAAAACTAACAGGTTTTGATCGAGTTATGATTTATCAGTTTGATGGTAAACAAGCTGGTAAAGTTGTTGCTGAACAAAAACGAGAAGAGTTAACTGCTTATTTAGGTTTACATTATCCAGCGTCTGATATTCCTGAGCAAGCTAAAAAACTTTATACACTCAATCGCCTGCGACTAATTCCTGATATTGAGGCTCAACCTAAACAATTAATTCCTTCGCATAACTCTATTACAAATAAACCTCTCGATCTTAGTTATGCAATCTTAAGAAGTGTTTCCCCTTGCCATTTAGAGTACTTGAAGAACATGGGGGTTACTGCTTCTATGTCAATTTCATTAAATAAAGATAGAAAATTATGGGGGTTAATTGCTTGTCATCATTACTCAACTAAGTATGTTTCTTACGAAATTCGGACTGCTTGTGAGTTTTTAGGACAAGTCATGTCTTTAGAGTTAGCTAGCAAAGAAGAAAATGAAAGTTTAGATTACAGAATAAAATTAAAGACAATTCAAAACAAGTTTTTGGAAGCAATGCCTTTAGCTGAAAACTTTATGGAAGGTTTAGTTAAAGACAAAACTAATTTACTAGAATTAGTTGACGCACAAGGCGTTGTCATTTGCACTGATGGAGACTTAGCAATTGCAGGAAACACACCGAATAAAAGTGATATTTATGATTTACTGGCGTGGGTAGAGGCAAAAATTGATAATGATATATTTTATACAGATTGTTTGCCGAAGCTTTATCCAACAGCAGAGAGATTTAAGGATGTAGCAAGTGGTTTAATTGTTCTATCAATTTCTCAGATTCAAAAGAATTATGTATTGTGGTTTCGTCCAGAAGTCATTCAAACAGTGAATTGGGGAGGCGATCCACAGCAGTCAGTAAGATTTGAACAAGAAGGGAGATTATCACCGCGTAAATCATTTGAACTATGGCAAGAAACAGTGCGATCGCAATCTTTACCCTGGAAGCCATGTGAAATCGATGCTGTCTTAGAATTGCGGAGTGCGATCGTCTCAATTGTTTTACGTAAAGCAGATGAACTTGCCAGAATTAATATCGAGTTAGCCCGCAGCAACAACGAACTTGATGCTTTTGCTTATATTGCTTCTCACGACTTGAAAGAACCGCTGCGCGGAATTCATAACTACTCAAACTTCTTGATTGAAGATTATGCTGAAATATTAAATGCTGAAGGAGTATCAAAATTACAAACATTGGTACGTCTGACACAGCGCATGGAGGACTTGATTAATTCATTGCTACATTTTTCCCGTTTAGGAAGAGTAGAACTTTCTGTACAGCAGATCGATTTGAATGAGTTAGTAAGTAACGTGATTGATGTTTTAAGTATTAGTCTCGGACAAACTGATGTAGAGATTAATATTCCGCGACCTTTACCAGCTATCTATTGTGATAAAGTTCAGGTAAGTGAAGTGTTTAGTAATTTGATTACTAATGCAGTTAAATACAACAATCAGGCAACTAAAAGAGTAGAAATTGGTTTTTTAGACGGCGATCGCACTTCCAAGGAATCACCTACAGTTTTCTATGTAAAAGATAACGGTATCGGTATTAAAGAAAAACATTTTGATGCGATTTTTCGGATTTTTAAACGGTTACATACAGTTCATAAATATGGCGGTGGAACAGGTGCTGGTTTAACTATTGCTAAAAAAATTGTCGAGCGTCATGATGGAGGTATTTGGGTAGAATCGACATATGGAGAAGGGAGTACATTTTATTTCACTTTGCAAGGTAAAGGTGGGTAA
- a CDS encoding cytochrome ubiquinol oxidase subunit I — MELLSNTVALSRMQFALTAIFHMLWPVLTTGMGIYLVIVEGVWLKTRNPDYYHHARFWAKFYVLNFGIGVATGIPMEFQFGTNWAPFSEAVGNFFGSVIGFEASWAFMLEAAFLGIMLFGWERVNPIIHFTSTILVAVGANLSTLWILTANSWMQTPAGGEMVDGKFIVHDYFQAILNPFMVNSVLHMFFATLETSLFVIGGISAWYIFNNRQSAFFSKSLKIALAAAIAVAPLQIYIGHLSGEQVYHYQPSKLAAMEAQWHTTPAGQPADWSLIAFPNDKAEKNDWEITVPNALGYILEFKKNLSEPVRGLSEWKPEDRPHLVGLIYYAFRTMIAIGFFFAGLMLFSTLQWLRGKLSPENISQQKLLMLGWIFAAPLGYIAVESGWIVRCVGRQPWTLYGQIRTVDAASHLPASNVLVSLIAFASVYTILFIAAMYFGSRIIRRGPNLELPIPSLEISKPAINTTPGEFVPDERPVEAEQ, encoded by the coding sequence ATGGAATTGCTATCCAATACTGTAGCGCTGTCACGAATGCAATTTGCCCTCACGGCAATATTTCATATGCTATGGCCTGTACTGACAACAGGTATGGGAATATATTTAGTCATTGTTGAAGGCGTATGGCTAAAAACTCGTAATCCTGACTACTACCACCACGCCCGCTTTTGGGCAAAGTTTTATGTACTGAATTTTGGTATTGGTGTAGCCACTGGTATCCCAATGGAATTTCAGTTTGGTACAAATTGGGCACCTTTTTCCGAAGCTGTTGGTAACTTTTTTGGTAGTGTGATCGGATTTGAAGCTTCCTGGGCATTCATGCTAGAGGCAGCATTTTTAGGCATTATGCTATTCGGCTGGGAGCGCGTCAATCCCATTATTCACTTTACTTCAACAATTCTTGTTGCTGTCGGCGCTAATTTATCGACATTATGGATTTTGACTGCCAACTCTTGGATGCAAACGCCTGCAGGTGGAGAAATGGTAGATGGTAAATTTATTGTTCACGATTACTTTCAAGCTATTTTGAACCCCTTTATGGTGAATAGCGTGTTGCATATGTTCTTTGCGACGCTAGAAACTTCGCTGTTTGTCATTGGTGGAATTAGTGCTTGGTACATTTTCAACAACCGTCAAAGCGCATTCTTCTCCAAGTCATTGAAAATTGCCTTAGCAGCTGCGATCGCTGTTGCTCCCTTGCAAATTTACATTGGACACTTAAGCGGCGAACAAGTTTATCATTACCAACCCTCAAAACTGGCTGCAATGGAAGCCCAATGGCATACTACACCCGCAGGACAACCCGCAGATTGGAGTTTAATTGCGTTTCCCAACGACAAAGCTGAAAAAAATGACTGGGAAATTACTGTTCCCAATGCATTAGGCTACATTCTCGAATTCAAGAAAAACCTTTCTGAACCGGTACGCGGTTTAAGCGAGTGGAAACCCGAAGATCGTCCGCATTTAGTCGGTTTAATCTACTACGCCTTCCGTACCATGATTGCGATCGGCTTTTTCTTTGCTGGATTGATGCTATTTAGCACTTTGCAGTGGTTACGCGGTAAGCTATCACCAGAAAATATCAGCCAGCAAAAGTTATTAATGCTCGGTTGGATTTTTGCTGCACCTTTAGGGTACATTGCAGTAGAATCTGGTTGGATCGTCCGCTGTGTAGGTCGTCAACCTTGGACATTGTATGGACAAATTCGTACAGTTGACGCTGCTTCTCATCTGCCTGCAAGTAATGTCTTAGTCTCGCTCATCGCCTTTGCTAGTGTCTACACAATTCTATTTATTGCAGCAATGTACTTCGGTAGTCGTATAATTCGCCGAGGACCAAACTTAGAATTACCTATACCCAGCCTAGAGATTAGCAAACCTGCAATCAATACAACTCCTGGTGAATTTGTTCCTGATGAACGTCCGGTTGAAGCAGAACAATAA